In one Rhodohalobacter sp. 614A genomic region, the following are encoded:
- a CDS encoding AraC family transcriptional regulator — MKEAISEIAQLTSNAGTDPTKTELPGVWIIKGEVPQHQLAAIYEPMIGFVVQGSKTITIGDQVIYAKAPSYFVVPLEIPVTGRVHQGSEGLPYLSVGLSLNLYRLMDLLNDISDGLPESNSSDKFMACDATPEFIDAWLRLLRLLKNPEDIPALAPAYEREILYRVLLGPQGWRLKQLCHTDGDIPNVHQSVKWLRESYTEPIEVKQMADKAGMGVTTFHRKFKQMTGLSPIQFQKELRLLEARKLLVYQGYTVGNAAYEVGYNSPSQFNREYSRFFGASPAKDASDLKELENQTNGV, encoded by the coding sequence ATAAAGGAAGCAATTAGTGAAATCGCTCAGTTGACAAGTAACGCCGGCACGGATCCTACAAAAACCGAGTTGCCGGGAGTATGGATAATAAAGGGTGAAGTTCCTCAACATCAACTTGCGGCAATCTATGAACCGATGATTGGATTTGTAGTTCAGGGAAGCAAAACAATTACCATTGGTGATCAGGTGATTTACGCGAAAGCTCCCTCCTATTTTGTTGTGCCCCTCGAAATTCCGGTAACGGGGCGAGTACATCAGGGATCTGAGGGACTACCATATTTATCAGTAGGCCTTTCTTTGAATCTATACAGATTAATGGATTTACTGAATGACATTTCTGATGGCCTTCCTGAATCAAATAGCTCTGACAAATTTATGGCTTGTGATGCTACACCAGAGTTTATTGATGCATGGCTCCGGTTACTGCGCCTTCTGAAAAACCCGGAGGATATTCCTGCACTCGCTCCTGCGTATGAAAGGGAAATCCTCTATCGGGTACTTCTTGGTCCCCAAGGTTGGCGTCTCAAACAGCTCTGCCATACTGATGGTGACATCCCGAATGTTCATCAATCTGTAAAATGGCTACGGGAAAGTTATACAGAACCCATCGAAGTAAAACAAATGGCAGACAAAGCCGGAATGGGTGTAACTACATTTCACCGAAAATTCAAACAAATGACAGGCTTGAGCCCCATTCAATTTCAAAAAGAATTAAGATTATTGGAGGCAAGAAAGCTTTTAGTATATCAAGGGTATACCGTTGGGAATGCAGCGTATGAAGTGGGATACAACAGTCCATCTCAATTTAATCGGGAATATTCCAGGTTTTTTGGTGCATCCCCTGCGAAAGATGCTTCTGATCTGAAGGAGCTGGAGAATCAGACGAATGGTGTTTGA
- a CDS encoding glycoside hydrolase family 43 protein — MRKLPLFSIVFVLFISCSQVEPESQKIQAGNPVIEGWYADPEGIIFDNEYWIFPTYSDHYGKPDTSSVFTERQLEARSKAINEQYLIQTFFDAFSSKDLVNWEKHSHVLDIKDVKWASYSMWAPSIIQANDQYYLFFSANDIQSNEEYGGIGIAVADQPEGPYKDALGEPLINEFHNGAQPIDQFVFKDDDGQFYMFYGGWRHCNVVKLSDDLLSLEPFEDGEYYKEITPDSYVEGPFVFKKNGKYYFMWSEGGWMGPDYSVAYAIGDSPTGPFERIGKVLEQDSTVARGAGHHSVIITPDKDYYMVYHRRPLDTDDPHHRVVSIDRMYFDENGFIQPIEMTFDGVEANPLD; from the coding sequence TTGAGAAAACTTCCTCTCTTCAGCATCGTCTTTGTACTCTTTATTTCCTGTTCACAAGTTGAGCCCGAATCACAAAAAATCCAAGCGGGAAACCCTGTGATTGAAGGCTGGTATGCCGATCCCGAAGGTATCATTTTTGATAACGAATACTGGATTTTCCCCACCTATTCCGATCATTACGGAAAACCGGATACTTCTTCCGTATTTACAGAAAGACAGCTTGAGGCCCGTTCGAAAGCCATCAACGAGCAATACCTGATCCAAACTTTCTTTGATGCTTTCTCATCCAAAGACCTGGTCAATTGGGAAAAGCATTCGCACGTGCTGGACATAAAAGATGTGAAATGGGCGTCTTACTCGATGTGGGCACCATCTATAATCCAAGCAAACGATCAGTATTATCTGTTCTTTTCAGCCAATGATATTCAGAGTAATGAAGAATACGGAGGTATCGGGATAGCCGTAGCCGATCAGCCGGAAGGCCCGTACAAAGATGCTCTGGGCGAGCCTTTGATCAATGAATTTCATAATGGAGCCCAACCTATTGATCAGTTTGTTTTTAAAGATGATGACGGTCAGTTTTATATGTTTTATGGCGGCTGGCGCCATTGCAATGTGGTAAAACTGAGTGATGACCTGCTCAGCCTGGAACCGTTTGAAGACGGAGAATACTACAAGGAAATCACTCCGGATAGTTATGTAGAAGGCCCTTTTGTATTCAAAAAAAACGGCAAATATTATTTCATGTGGTCAGAAGGCGGCTGGATGGGGCCGGATTACAGCGTTGCTTATGCCATCGGGGACTCCCCAACCGGTCCATTTGAGCGAATCGGAAAAGTCCTGGAACAGGATTCCACCGTTGCAAGAGGTGCCGGCCATCACTCCGTCATCATCACCCCGGATAAAGATTACTATATGGTGTACCATCGCCGGCCTCTTGATACGGATGATCCTCACCACCGGGTGGTCAGCATTGACCGAATGTACTTTGACGAAAATGGTTTCATCCAACCGATTGAGATGACATTCGATGGCGTAGAAGCGAACCCCTTGGATTAG
- a CDS encoding YdeI/OmpD-associated family protein encodes MNSNVDKFLSKADKWREEMERLRQICLECGLTEELKWRKPCYTSQGNNIAIIQPFKDSCALMFFKGVLMKDNNNILEKPGENSRVARRLSFKRLEDIVEVESVIKSYIQEAVEIEKKGLKVPERENEEPDLPEELQEKLDENPQLKTAFEALTPGRQRGYTLYFSDAKQSRTRKRRVEKYIPKILDGKGLHDR; translated from the coding sequence ATGAATTCCAACGTTGATAAATTTTTAAGCAAAGCCGACAAATGGCGAGAAGAGATGGAACGGTTACGACAAATCTGTCTCGAATGTGGACTCACTGAAGAGTTGAAATGGAGAAAACCATGCTACACATCTCAGGGTAATAATATTGCTATCATCCAACCTTTTAAAGACTCCTGTGCGCTGATGTTTTTTAAAGGAGTGTTGATGAAAGACAACAATAATATTCTGGAGAAACCCGGTGAGAATTCACGGGTAGCGCGCAGGCTCTCCTTCAAAAGGCTGGAAGATATTGTTGAGGTTGAATCCGTTATCAAATCCTACATTCAGGAAGCTGTTGAAATAGAAAAAAAGGGTTTAAAAGTACCTGAAAGAGAAAATGAAGAACCCGATCTACCGGAAGAATTACAAGAAAAACTGGATGAAAATCCTCAACTTAAAACAGCTTTTGAGGCATTAACTCCGGGTCGCCAGCGGGGTTACACTCTCTATTTTTCAGATGCCAAGCAATCCCGGACGAGAAAACGAAGAGTTGAAAAATATATCCCGAAAATTCTTGATGGAAAAGGATTGCATGACCGTTAG
- a CDS encoding DUF4256 domain-containing protein, protein MSNPKKELSQQQNDKLLQILKTRFEKNVNRHKDLHWPDVQSKLESHPEKLWSLNEMEQTGGEPDVVGFDETTGEYIFFDCSAESPKGRRSVCYDGEALESRKKHKPKNSAMDLAAEMGIEMLTEEQYRELQSLGNFDTKTSSWVKTPAEIRELGGAIFCDRRYDQVFTYHNGAESYYGARGFRGFLKV, encoded by the coding sequence ATGAGCAACCCGAAAAAAGAGCTGTCTCAACAGCAAAATGATAAACTTCTCCAAATCTTGAAGACCCGATTTGAGAAGAATGTGAACCGACATAAAGATTTACACTGGCCAGATGTTCAGTCAAAGTTGGAGAGTCATCCGGAGAAACTCTGGTCGCTTAACGAAATGGAGCAAACAGGTGGTGAGCCCGATGTTGTTGGGTTCGATGAAACCACCGGAGAATACATTTTCTTTGATTGCTCAGCCGAAAGTCCCAAAGGCCGAAGAAGTGTTTGTTATGATGGTGAAGCTCTTGAATCCCGAAAGAAGCACAAGCCCAAAAACAGCGCAATGGATTTGGCTGCCGAAATGGGAATTGAAATGCTGACTGAAGAACAATATCGGGAACTGCAAAGTCTTGGCAATTTCGATACAAAAACTTCAAGCTGGGTGAAAACTCCTGCAGAAATCCGAGAACTTGGCGGGGCAATATTTTGTGACCGGCGATACGATCAAGTTTTCACGTACCACAACGGAGCAGAATCTTATTATGGCGCCCGTGGATTCCGTGGTTTTCTTAAGGTCTGA
- a CDS encoding NADPH-dependent F420 reductase — protein MKIGIIGSGHIGGNLGIHLANAGHSVKFSSRHPDQLKELAEDAGENASVCTIKEAADFGDVLVLSIPFWAIEEVAEKTGPLEGKIIIETTNPYPGRDGEIATKARESSKAASTFVADHFQKAHVVKAFNTIYYEHLKNQANRSDNVRTIPYAGDDKVVLELVEDLIRQIGFAPVYVGKLSESHLMDVDQPLYNKDLNEAEVKEIIQNNRIG, from the coding sequence ATGAAGATTGGAATCATTGGATCAGGACATATCGGCGGAAATCTTGGAATTCACCTTGCGAATGCAGGACATTCAGTCAAATTCAGCTCCCGACATCCCGACCAGTTGAAAGAGCTTGCAGAAGACGCCGGAGAAAATGCGAGCGTTTGTACGATTAAAGAAGCCGCTGATTTTGGAGATGTGTTGGTGTTGTCCATTCCGTTTTGGGCCATTGAAGAAGTCGCTGAGAAAACAGGTCCATTAGAAGGAAAAATTATCATTGAAACGACAAACCCCTACCCCGGACGAGATGGTGAAATAGCAACAAAAGCCAGGGAAAGCAGCAAAGCGGCATCCACATTTGTGGCTGATCATTTCCAAAAAGCGCATGTTGTAAAAGCCTTTAACACAATCTATTACGAACATTTAAAGAACCAGGCGAATCGGTCAGATAACGTAAGAACCATTCCTTATGCTGGCGATGACAAAGTTGTGCTTGAACTGGTTGAAGATCTTATCAGGCAAATTGGATTTGCTCCGGTTTATGTTGGCAAGCTTTCCGAAAGTCATCTGATGGATGTTGACCAACCTCTCTACAACAAAGATTTAAATGAAGCGGAAGTAAAAGAGATTATCCAAAATAACAGGATTGGTTGA
- a CDS encoding TetR/AcrR family transcriptional regulator: protein MKKEAVLQSTLKLISELGVHNTPMSKIAKDSGVAVGTIYHHFSSKEEILNELYLEIKKEFGERLDTVLDKNMSPEQTFTETFKTVYHFYSGNPLKFIFTEQVDFTPIISEEVKKKSQVFYQSMIHFLEELIADGTFRQIPLNLLSQLCYGNIRTLIQMELSKKGTVTNEILEEAIHTTWISFSSR, encoded by the coding sequence ATGAAAAAAGAAGCTGTTTTACAGAGCACGCTAAAACTGATCTCTGAATTGGGAGTACACAACACACCAATGTCTAAAATTGCAAAAGATTCGGGTGTGGCAGTCGGTACGATTTATCATCATTTTAGCAGCAAGGAAGAGATTTTGAATGAACTCTACCTGGAGATTAAAAAGGAGTTCGGAGAACGTCTGGATACTGTTTTGGATAAAAATATGTCGCCTGAACAGACATTCACAGAAACATTTAAAACCGTTTATCACTTCTATTCCGGCAATCCTCTGAAGTTTATTTTTACTGAGCAGGTAGATTTCACTCCTATCATTTCGGAAGAAGTAAAAAAGAAATCCCAGGTGTTCTATCAATCAATGATTCACTTTTTGGAGGAATTGATTGCTGATGGCACCTTCAGACAAATTCCATTGAATTTGCTCAGTCAGCTTTGCTATGGAAATATCAGGACCCTTATTCAAATGGAATTGAGTAAAAAAGGAACCGTAACGAACGAAATACTTGAAGAAGCCATCCATACGACCTGGATCAGTTTTTCAAGCCGCTAA
- a CDS encoding oxidoreductase: MKNKKVVLVTGASSGIGKATAKQLLKDNHTVYVAARRIEKMQDLEDLGAKAIKMDITVEEDIQHVVSTIQKNHGGVDILVNNAGYAIYGAVEDTTIDDARRQFEVNIFGLARLTQLLLPYMREQQSGKIINISSMGGKIYTPLGAWYHATKHALEGWSDCLRLELEQFGIDVVIIEPGIIQTEFGDVMSGPMMERSGDTAYAKLAKAVSKSSADSYEKGGGSPPSVIAEIISEAVSSNKPKTRYAKGKLAKPLILMRRILSDRMFDKAVMSQL; this comes from the coding sequence ATGAAGAACAAAAAAGTGGTACTCGTAACCGGAGCCTCATCCGGAATTGGAAAAGCGACGGCCAAACAGTTATTAAAAGACAACCATACCGTCTACGTTGCAGCTCGACGAATCGAGAAAATGCAGGATCTTGAAGATCTCGGAGCGAAAGCCATCAAAATGGATATCACGGTTGAGGAAGATATCCAGCATGTAGTTTCCACCATCCAGAAAAACCACGGCGGAGTAGATATTTTGGTTAATAACGCTGGGTATGCTATCTACGGTGCTGTAGAAGATACCACGATTGATGATGCCCGCCGACAATTTGAAGTCAATATTTTTGGACTCGCACGATTAACCCAGCTTCTTCTGCCATACATGCGGGAACAACAATCCGGAAAAATCATCAACATTTCATCCATGGGTGGAAAAATCTATACGCCACTTGGTGCATGGTATCATGCTACCAAACATGCATTGGAGGGATGGAGCGACTGTCTTCGGCTTGAGCTCGAACAATTTGGAATTGATGTTGTGATTATTGAACCCGGAATCATTCAAACCGAATTTGGAGATGTAATGTCGGGTCCTATGATGGAACGTTCGGGCGATACAGCTTATGCAAAACTGGCCAAGGCAGTGAGCAAATCTTCTGCAGATTCTTATGAAAAAGGTGGAGGTTCTCCCCCTTCGGTTATAGCTGAAATTATTTCAGAAGCCGTTTCATCCAACAAACCCAAAACTAGGTATGCCAAAGGAAAACTGGCAAAACCGCTGATCTTAATGAGAAGAATCCTAAGCGACCGGATGTTCGATAAAGCGGTTATGAGCCAGCTTTAA
- a CDS encoding Gfo/Idh/MocA family protein — protein MEKLKTNFQKSISRRDFVKAASAFTAGGIMLGSLPLGASAYAGASDELKLAIIGCGNRGTGAVANALDAAEGIKLVAMADIYEDRLNSSYNILSQRNGDKVDVPDENKFIGFEGYKDAMALADVVILTTPTFWRPLHYEEAVRQGKHIFMEKPVAVDPGGVRRVLEAAKVARQKNLNVVVGLQRRYSNKYREIYNRIQDGQIGDVVSGNIYWMEGAFGNLRRDPSWSELDMQIRNQFQFFWTSGGQVLDQLIHNIDVANWYVGGHPVSAQAMGGRLEAITGKDTGQVYDHNFIEYTYPGGVIVSAQARRQRDTMTRVAERIVGSKGVAYTQGFADDGTITDSSGNVIYDYRGNTEPNPYVHEHTELFDAIRNGKVLDNTERAAQTTMTAILGYMAAYSGQLLTYDEALNSNLRFYPHHELNPEDVNYDTPAPITVGENGYYSVPMPGMTPVV, from the coding sequence ATGGAAAAATTAAAAACCAACTTTCAAAAGAGTATTTCGAGACGGGATTTTGTAAAAGCAGCTTCAGCATTTACGGCCGGAGGCATTATGCTGGGTTCATTGCCTTTAGGAGCAAGTGCATATGCAGGTGCAAGTGACGAATTGAAACTGGCTATTATTGGCTGTGGAAACCGGGGGACCGGAGCCGTTGCCAATGCACTGGATGCAGCCGAAGGCATTAAATTGGTGGCTATGGCAGATATCTACGAAGACCGCCTGAATAGCAGTTACAATATTTTAAGCCAAAGAAACGGCGATAAAGTGGATGTGCCTGATGAAAACAAATTTATTGGCTTCGAAGGCTACAAAGATGCAATGGCGTTAGCTGATGTTGTAATTTTGACAACACCTACATTTTGGCGTCCGTTGCATTACGAGGAAGCCGTTCGCCAGGGCAAACACATTTTCATGGAAAAACCTGTGGCCGTAGATCCGGGAGGAGTACGAAGAGTTCTGGAAGCCGCAAAAGTTGCCAGGCAAAAAAATCTGAATGTGGTTGTAGGCTTGCAGCGCCGTTACTCAAACAAATACCGTGAAATTTACAATCGAATTCAGGACGGACAAATTGGTGATGTGGTCTCAGGAAATATCTACTGGATGGAAGGCGCATTCGGAAACTTACGGCGCGATCCTTCATGGAGCGAACTCGATATGCAGATCCGTAACCAGTTCCAGTTCTTCTGGACATCCGGCGGGCAGGTTCTCGATCAGCTTATTCACAATATCGACGTAGCCAACTGGTATGTGGGAGGTCACCCGGTTTCAGCACAGGCAATGGGCGGCCGGCTTGAAGCAATCACCGGTAAAGACACCGGCCAGGTATACGATCACAATTTCATCGAATATACCTATCCCGGCGGCGTGATTGTTTCTGCACAGGCCCGGCGGCAAAGAGATACAATGACCCGGGTAGCTGAACGCATTGTGGGATCAAAAGGTGTGGCTTATACCCAGGGGTTTGCCGATGACGGCACAATCACAGATTCATCCGGCAACGTGATTTATGATTATCGTGGAAATACGGAGCCAAATCCATATGTACATGAGCATACAGAGCTGTTTGATGCCATCCGCAATGGAAAAGTTCTTGATAATACAGAACGTGCTGCTCAAACAACCATGACAGCGATTTTGGGATATATGGCTGCCTACTCAGGCCAGCTTTTAACTTATGATGAAGCACTCAATTCAAACCTGCGGTTCTATCCGCATCACGAATTGAACCCTGAAGATGTGAACTATGATACACCTGCGCCAATTACGGTTGGCGAAAATGGATATTATTCGGTACCCATGCCGGGTATGACTCCTGTGGTTTAG
- a CDS encoding phosphate ABC transporter ATP-binding protein: protein MVLTETPIIRIRDLNVHAPDHHILKNIHLDIPKNKITVLLGPSGCGKTTLLKSLNRLTDLYSELKVKGNIFIDGDDILHPDRDVTQIRQKMGLLSQRPYPLPMSIFKNVAYGLKLKGIKNKEEIQNRVQEYLEKAALWDEVKDRLHSSAEQLSIGQQQRLCLARGLAVNPEVILADEPTSALDPVSTQMIEQQFQQLKEEYTIVLVTHMLRQARRLADYVVFIYYGEIIEHGPVEQVLDHPKEELTKKYVTAGV, encoded by the coding sequence ATGGTACTGACTGAAACACCAATCATTCGAATCCGGGACCTTAATGTTCATGCCCCGGATCATCATATTCTCAAAAATATTCATCTGGATATTCCCAAAAATAAAATTACCGTATTGCTTGGCCCTTCCGGATGTGGGAAAACTACACTTCTGAAAAGCCTGAATCGGTTAACCGATTTATATTCCGAGCTGAAAGTAAAAGGGAATATTTTTATTGATGGCGACGATATTCTTCACCCTGATCGGGACGTAACCCAAATCCGCCAAAAAATGGGATTGCTTTCTCAGCGTCCATATCCACTGCCCATGTCCATTTTTAAAAATGTGGCGTATGGATTAAAACTCAAAGGCATTAAAAATAAAGAGGAGATTCAAAATCGCGTTCAGGAATATCTGGAAAAAGCAGCTTTGTGGGATGAAGTGAAAGATCGCCTGCACAGTTCCGCTGAACAATTATCAATTGGGCAGCAGCAACGATTATGCCTGGCACGTGGACTGGCCGTAAATCCGGAAGTAATTCTTGCCGATGAACCAACGTCCGCCCTTGATCCGGTTTCAACTCAAATGATTGAACAGCAATTTCAGCAGTTGAAGGAAGAATATACCATCGTGCTGGTCACACACATGCTTCGGCAGGCGCGGCGGTTAGCGGATTATGTGGTGTTCATTTACTATGGAGAAATCATCGAACATGGCCCTGTAGAACAGGTGCTAGATCATCCCAAAGAAGAGTTAACAAAAAAATATGTAACAGCAGGAGTGTAG
- a CDS encoding PstA family ABC transporter permease encodes MNKKLFEEKFFKYLTRLTTWLLFVVLGWIIATILYRGIPAMSWDMITKVPQGGFYFGKEGGVLNAIIGSFYLAGGATLCAIVVSLPVALFMNIHMIKHRKTLIRIRLLLDILWGVPAIVYGAFGFTLMLFIGLRASLLAGIITVAIMICPIMIRAMDEVLRTIPRGLMEASYSLGSTQTETAFKIYARKALPGLTTAILLALGKGVGDAAAVLFTAGFTDYIPENLLQPTATLPLSIFFQLSSPIEAVRERAYAAAIILTILILLFSLTGRGISTLYKKYTANGTD; translated from the coding sequence ATGAATAAGAAGCTATTTGAAGAAAAGTTTTTCAAATATTTAACAAGGCTTACCACATGGTTACTCTTTGTGGTTTTGGGATGGATTATCGCGACGATTTTATATCGTGGAATTCCGGCTATGTCATGGGATATGATTACCAAAGTACCGCAAGGCGGATTTTATTTTGGGAAGGAGGGCGGGGTACTGAACGCCATTATTGGATCCTTTTATCTGGCAGGTGGCGCCACTTTATGTGCAATTGTTGTCAGCTTGCCTGTGGCGTTGTTTATGAACATTCATATGATTAAACATCGAAAAACACTCATCCGAATCCGGCTTTTGCTGGATATTTTGTGGGGTGTGCCGGCTATCGTGTACGGTGCATTCGGGTTTACTTTGATGTTATTTATAGGTCTTCGTGCCTCATTGCTTGCCGGAATTATCACCGTCGCCATTATGATTTGCCCGATCATGATTCGGGCTATGGATGAAGTCTTGCGAACCATTCCGCGAGGCTTAATGGAGGCTTCGTATTCTCTTGGTTCTACCCAAACGGAAACGGCATTCAAGATTTATGCAAGAAAAGCATTGCCGGGCCTCACCACAGCGATTCTTTTGGCTTTGGGAAAGGGAGTCGGTGATGCCGCCGCTGTTCTATTTACGGCCGGTTTTACCGATTACATTCCAGAAAATTTATTGCAGCCAACGGCTACACTTCCATTATCCATATTCTTTCAGCTTAGCTCACCCATCGAAGCGGTCAGGGAACGGGCGTACGCAGCTGCTATCATTTTAACAATATTAATTCTGTTGTTCAGCCTGACCGGACGCGGAATTTCAACGCTTTACAAAAAATATACTGCAAATGGTACTGACTGA
- the pstC gene encoding phosphate ABC transporter permease subunit PstC: protein MISALKIKQAGRRFWVDRVSTIWMFAGLSFILVIPLAIFLGLLIKSLPLLYDQSIWTILSGTQWSPMKGNFGFLPFIVGSVLVTILAVCITAPTSLMTSIYITQFAPKRFLKMVHPVIDILAGIPSVIYGVWGILTIVPLVAGLASWFGIRSTGYSILAGGIVLAVMSTPYVLNMLIEVFRSMPVGLKEASLSLGSTYWECIKHVLLRKGLSGILAAFALGVSNALGNTIAVLMVVGNRVQFPSNVFEAGYPIPALIANNYGEMMSIPLYDSALMLAALLLFVMVTSFNFASRYVIQKSEVG from the coding sequence ATGATCTCAGCTTTAAAAATCAAACAGGCAGGCAGGCGTTTTTGGGTGGATCGGGTATCTACAATCTGGATGTTTGCCGGACTCTCTTTCATTTTAGTGATTCCACTTGCCATATTCCTCGGCTTGCTGATCAAATCGTTGCCACTGCTCTATGATCAGAGTATTTGGACTATTCTCAGCGGTACCCAGTGGTCGCCGATGAAAGGTAATTTCGGATTTCTTCCATTTATTGTGGGTTCTGTTTTAGTAACCATATTGGCGGTTTGCATAACAGCGCCAACCAGTTTAATGACCTCTATTTACATCACACAATTTGCTCCAAAACGGTTTTTAAAAATGGTGCATCCGGTCATCGATATTCTGGCCGGAATTCCATCAGTGATTTACGGAGTTTGGGGAATTTTGACGATTGTTCCGTTGGTCGCCGGGCTGGCATCGTGGTTTGGCATCCGGTCCACGGGTTACAGTATCCTGGCCGGCGGAATTGTTCTGGCTGTTATGTCCACTCCTTATGTGCTCAATATGTTGATTGAGGTATTTCGAAGCATGCCTGTCGGCCTGAAAGAAGCTTCCCTGTCTCTGGGATCGACCTATTGGGAGTGTATTAAACATGTTCTTTTAAGAAAAGGATTGTCCGGCATTCTGGCAGCTTTCGCACTCGGGGTATCCAATGCTTTGGGGAATACGATTGCTGTATTGATGGTAGTCGGAAACCGGGTACAATTTCCATCCAATGTGTTTGAGGCCGGGTATCCCATTCCTGCTTTAATTGCTAACAATTACGGGGAAATGATGTCAATTCCACTCTATGATTCGGCGTTGATGCTGGCCGCATTGCTGTTATTTGTGATGGTGACGTCCTTCAATTTTGCATCCCGGTACGTTATTCAAAAATCGGAGGTAGGATGA
- a CDS encoding PstS family phosphate ABC transporter substrate-binding protein: protein MNIKTFFLPVIILSILILGILGGCGSSDKKGQQTEGENARIAISGAFALYPLVTTWAEEFNKTHPNIQFDIQAGGAGKGMADVMAGATDLGMFSRNFTQAEIDRGVWWVAVTKDAVIPTISTENPYLEELHKQGVTQEDLATIWLNNEYPHWGDVIDLEEGRGEQITVFARSDAAGAAETFASYFGAHQEDMNGVGIMGDPGLADAVRRDPLSVGFNNTIYVYDVESGQKNEGIEIIPFDLNTNGVLDEDEDFYDNFSAILKAVGSGKYPSPPARELYLITNGEPEQQAVIAFLEWVLTEGQQFVRPSGYVPLNEAYIRDQLSKLQN from the coding sequence ATGAATATTAAAACCTTTTTCTTACCTGTCATTATCCTCTCAATCTTAATATTAGGTATTCTGGGTGGTTGCGGCTCTTCCGATAAAAAAGGTCAGCAAACAGAAGGTGAAAATGCAAGGATAGCCATATCCGGTGCCTTTGCTCTCTATCCATTGGTGACCACCTGGGCGGAGGAGTTTAACAAAACTCATCCCAACATTCAGTTCGATATTCAGGCTGGCGGAGCCGGCAAGGGCATGGCCGATGTGATGGCCGGTGCTACCGATTTGGGTATGTTCTCGAGAAATTTCACACAGGCAGAAATAGATCGCGGAGTGTGGTGGGTAGCTGTGACCAAAGATGCGGTAATTCCAACTATAAGCACTGAAAATCCCTACCTGGAAGAGCTGCATAAGCAGGGAGTAACTCAAGAAGATTTAGCCACGATTTGGTTGAATAATGAGTACCCTCATTGGGGAGATGTTATAGATCTGGAAGAAGGCAGGGGAGAGCAAATCACGGTGTTTGCCCGTTCTGATGCAGCCGGCGCCGCCGAAACATTTGCATCCTATTTTGGTGCTCATCAGGAGGATATGAATGGGGTAGGAATAATGGGAGATCCGGGACTTGCTGATGCAGTGCGGAGAGATCCTTTGAGTGTTGGTTTTAACAATACCATTTATGTTTATGATGTGGAATCGGGCCAAAAAAATGAGGGTATTGAGATTATTCCGTTTGATCTGAATACAAATGGCGTGCTTGATGAAGATGAAGATTTTTATGACAACTTCAGTGCCATTTTAAAAGCAGTTGGTTCTGGAAAATATCCATCGCCACCGGCCCGTGAATTATACTTGATAACGAATGGCGAACCTGAACAACAGGCCGTTATTGCATTTCTCGAGTGGGTTTTGACAGAAGGACAGCAATTCGTTCGGCCAAGTGGTTACGTTCCTTTGAATGAGGCTTATATCCGGGATCAGCTTTCGAAACTTCAAAACTGA